In Borrelia hermsii DAH, the following proteins share a genomic window:
- a CDS encoding chromosome replication/partitioning protein, whose amino-acid sequence MKIDILNTIKSRVGDVTRVESDSGKEKARLRYRQLKEEIKARTLEEAVNRVELAKALYEIKKNKLYRFDGYDNFYEFCLDYKFSRTMIYRYIKIGAYLEKENISEQDIMQSSLNKIINDIRVKKSPPECKPVIIRFNLEDKEKQLVLVKNKQKLEKFLLKHLLDNWESFMI is encoded by the coding sequence ATGAAAATAGACATACTTAATACTATTAAAAGTAGGGTGGGGGATGTAACTCGAGTTGAGAGTGATTCTGGCAAAGAAAAGGCTCGATTAAGATATAGGCAGCTTAAGGAAGAAATTAAGGCCCGGACCTTAGAAGAAGCTGTTAATAGGGTAGAATTGGCCAAAGCGCTTTATGAGATAAAGAAGAATAAATTATACAGATTCGATGGATATGATAATTTTTATGAATTTTGCCTAGACTATAAATTCAGTAGAACTATGATATACAGATATATTAAAATAGGTGCTTATTTAGAAAAAGAGAATATAAGCGAGCAAGATATTATGCAGAGTTCTTTGAATAAAATTATTAATGATATAAGAGTTAAAAAGAGCCCCCCAGAGTGTAAGCCCGTTATTATTAGGTTTAATTTGGAAGACAAAGAGAAACAATTGGTTCTTGTGAAAAATAAGCAAAAGCTTGAGAAGTTTTTGCTTAAACATTTGTTGGATAATTGGGAATCATTTATGATATAA
- a CDS encoding plasmid maintenance protein, with the protein MKNLNFFLHNNSKLKKNQVRLIKLISILKYLNKNRLGYNQQDILNLANFFLKKEGYSVIKMKTLQKDLGFLKKNHVIKTFIIRLGEYKGSKIKYMPKRNAYQILKQVLNSTEELLEKTFNIIHKLNKQEKIKNKTEEKNRTKNSSVYNIIYNNINNKKKIERATNRQQQIKEKIVKKYTLQGDTQRETTKV; encoded by the coding sequence ATGAAAAATTTAAATTTCTTTTTACATAATAACAGCAAACTCAAGAAAAATCAAGTTAGACTAATAAAACTAATTTCCATCCTAAAATATCTAAATAAAAACAGGTTAGGATATAACCAACAAGATATACTCAACTTAGCTAACTTTTTTCTAAAAAAAGAAGGTTACTCAGTAATTAAAATGAAAACATTACAAAAAGACTTGGGCTTCCTCAAAAAAAACCATGTAATTAAAACATTCATAATAAGACTTGGGGAATACAAAGGTTCAAAAATAAAGTATATGCCAAAAAGAAACGCATATCAAATATTAAAGCAAGTACTCAATTCAACAGAAGAACTATTAGAAAAAACATTCAATATCATACATAAACTAAATAAACAGGAGAAAATCAAAAACAAAACCGAAGAAAAAAATAGAACAAAAAATAGCAGTGTATATAATATAATATATAATAATATAAATAATAAGAAAAAAATAGAAAGAGCAACGAATAGACAACAGCAAATAAAAGAAAAAATAGTAAAAAAGTACACATTGCAAGGGGATACACAACGGGAAACTACCAAAGTCTGA
- a CDS encoding ParA family protein yields the protein MRDVIAISSIKGGVGKSVTAIMLGFIFSKRYKTLLIDIDSQASITSYFLPYFENKIDIREYNIYEVLKSKKSFMSIVHEITDDLHFAPSHIKLSQFSGENIIGQEYKLKTILTPYFDEYDYILIDTPPSVNKELINSLMIATKVVIPLPAELWAIESYDILKSKMQEIISAYQKQDFKSYYVIQTLYEENRKIKKEFFYSLQQLYQEYVPIKIHRSAAIQKMITYRLAPQESERYYNEYLKVAEVIEGIENIKTT from the coding sequence ATGAGAGATGTTATAGCTATTTCTTCGATTAAGGGCGGAGTTGGCAAAAGTGTAACAGCGATAATGTTGGGATTTATTTTTTCTAAAAGGTATAAAACTTTGCTTATAGATATTGATTCCCAGGCTAGTATTACTTCTTATTTCCTTCCTTATTTTGAAAACAAAATAGATATAAGAGAATATAATATTTACGAAGTATTAAAGTCTAAAAAGTCTTTTATGAGTATTGTACATGAGATAACAGATGATTTACACTTTGCTCCATCGCATATTAAGCTTTCTCAATTTTCAGGAGAGAATATTATTGGGCAGGAGTATAAGTTGAAAACGATTTTGACACCTTATTTCGATGAATATGATTATATATTAATTGATACTCCCCCCTCAGTTAATAAAGAGCTTATTAATTCTTTGATGATTGCTACTAAGGTTGTTATTCCTTTGCCAGCAGAGCTCTGGGCAATTGAGAGCTATGATATTTTGAAAAGTAAAATGCAAGAGATTATTAGTGCTTATCAGAAACAGGATTTTAAGAGTTATTATGTTATTCAAACTCTTTATGAGGAAAATAGAAAAATAAAGAAAGAATTTTTCTATAGCTTGCAACAGCTTTATCAAGAATATGTTCCGATTAAAATTCATAGAAGTGCTGCTATCCAGAAGATGATTACTTATAGATTAGCGCCCCAGGAGAGCGAAAGATATTATAATGAATATTTAAAAGTGGCTGAAGTTATTGAAGGTATTGAAAACATAAAGACAACATAA